The genomic segment GTGTTTCTAAAGATTCCTTTAGAGTTTTGTCCGTGGCGTGCCGCTGGATAGCGGCGCATGCGAACCGTAAGAACGGCGCGGACAAAGCAGGGGTCACCGGATTGGCTAATGAATAAGCTTTTCATTGAACTTATGCTATTGCTTACTATCTATGTCCGGACCCGTATGCACGTCGCAACAAAACAAGGGAATGGGGATTGACGACAGAACGCGAAATTGATCAACTGCTTGTCGAACGCGTTCAGCGTGGCGATAAGAAGGCGTTCGAGCTGCTGGTTATCAAATACCAACGAAAGCTAATGCGTCTTGTTTCGCGGCTGGTGCGCGATCAGGCAGAAGCTGAGGATGTTGTGCAGGAAGCTTTTATCAAGGCTTACCGTGCACTGCCTCAGTTCAGGGGCGACTCGGCCTTTTACACCTGGCTGTATCGCATTGGCATCAATACTGCCAAGAATTATTTGGTGACCCAGGGCCGCAGGGCGCCTACTTCAACTGAAGCAAATTCAGAAGAAGCAGAAACTTTTGACGACGGCGAGCAACTAAGGGATATAAACACTCCGGAATCTTTGCTGGCCACCAGGCAGATAGCACAAACCGTGAATACTGCAATGGAGGCTTTGCCGGCAGAGTTGCGTACGGCGATCACCTTGCGCGAAATCGAGGGTTTGAGCTATGACGAAATTGCTGAGGCGATGGGGTGTCCAATAGGTACGGTACGCAGTCGGATATTTAGGGCACGGGAAGCTATCGCAGATAAGTTGAGGCCATTGCTGGGTACGGCCATCGACAAACGTTGGTAAAAACGTTGTTAAAAAACAGATAGTGGTTTTTCGGGAACGAAGGGGTTGGCCAGGTTTAAGGTGACTTATGAATACCAAAGATATGACCCAAGAGCAGATCTCTGCCTTGGCTGATGGGGAGTTATCCAGTGCTTATGTGGATATGGCGCTGGCGGCCTTGCGTCAAGCAGACGGCCGCGATACATGGGATGTCTATCATCAGATAGGCGATATCATGCGTTCGGACGACATGGCGCTGACTATGAGTGCGGGCTTTTCCACGCGCATGTCGGCGTTGTTGGATGCTGAGCCGGCGATCATTGCCGCACCTCTGGCCGTCGCCGTGCAGCCTTCTGAGCAAATCGCTGTCGGTGGCGGCCAGCCTGTGTATGTCAATGTGATAGGCGGCAGGCGCAGTATCAAGCGGTTTGCCCTTCCCGGCATGGCTGCCGCCGCGGTGGCTGCTGCTGCATTCATCATCTCGCCGCAACTGGCCATGGTGAGTGGTACGGCCCCGGCACCGACACCGACGTCTGCTGTGGTGGCAACGCCGCAACTGGCCCTTGCATCCTCTGCTGGCGACGTTCGTGTCATGACGCATGCCGGAGAAGTGTTGCGTGATTCGCGAATGGATGAATATCTGTCGGCGCATCAGCGTTTCTCTCCATCCCTTTATAGCGCTGCGCAATACGCACGGCCAGCCAAATTTGCGCCTGATGCTGATAATTAATATGCGGCAGACGCGAGCGCAGACGCGATTTTTGCTGGGAGTTTTACTGTCGTTCATGATAGTGCTTTCCGCCCAGGCGGAAGGTTTGGATGCCGGAAATACGGCGGCAAATGCCGCCGACAAGCAGGATGCGCAGGCTTTACTGAAAAAAATTCAGTCGGCGGCGCAAAAACTGAATTATTCCGGCACCTTCATTTACCAACAGGCGAACCAGATACGTACGTCGCGTATTACGCATGTGCTCGAAGGCCGCAATGAAATAGAAAAACTGGAAATCCTCGACGGTCAGCCGCGCGAGTATATCCGGCGCAATGAAGATGTGACCGGCTATATGCCGGAGACTAAAACCAAGATAGTCGAGAAGCGCGTCACCCAGGACGGTTTTCCTGCCATCCTGGCGGCGCTGCCGTCTGACCTGAACGATTACTACAATATAAGAATGGGTGAAATCGGGCGCGTTGCCGGTTTCGATTGCCAGGCTGTGTTGTTGGAGCCGAAGGACAATATGCGCTACGGCTACAAGCTGTGGGCGGAAAAGAATTCCGGCTTGCTGTTGCGCGCGCAGACCTTGAACGGCAAGAATGAAATCATCGAACAGATTTCGTTCACCCAGATTGGCATAGGCAATGTTGATCATCGCAGTCTGAAGCCGAGTTTTGGTAATACCAATACTTGGCACACAGAAAGCAATGTCATCAATCCGGCCAATCTGAATGAGTGGACCGTGACCGGCATGCCTGCCGGTTTCAAGAAAGTACGCGAGCTCAAGCGCATGGTGGTGGATGCACCGCCTCCGGCAGCCAAGAGTGGCGCCAGCGCACCGGCGCCTGCGGCGCGACGAGAGGTGTCGCAACTGATTTTTTCGGATGGGCTGGTGGCGATTTCGATCTTTATCGAACCGGGTAGCCAAAGTCGTACCGAGGGTTCCTTGCAGCAGGGAGCACTGAATATCGTTGGCAAGCGGCAGGGAGATTATTGGTTAACGATTGTTGGCGACGTGCCGCCGGCAGCGATGCGACAGGTGGCGAATTCGATTGAACTCAAAAACAAATAAAACTTTATGTCTATGAAAATGCTTGGACCGGTTCGTGGCGTTTTATCTGCAATGGCAGTCACTGCGACTGCCGCTTTTTTTGTTCCTGCAATGGTTGGTGTCGGACCCCAGGCAGTCGCCGCCCCAGTGGCCGGCTTGCCGGATTTTACCGATATCGTTGAAAAAACCGGTCCTGCCGTAGTCAATATCCGCACCACTGAAAAGGTCAAGACCGGTTCCGGCCAAGGCGATTCCGGCGACCCTAGCGACGACGAGATGCAGGAATTTTTCCGTCGTTTTTTCGGTGTTCCGGTTCCTAATATGCCGCGTCCGCAAGTTCCCGGTCAGCGCGGCCGCAAGGCTGATCCCAAGGCACAGGAAGAAGTGCCGCGCGGGGTTGGTTCCGGCTTCGTGATTTCGGCCGACGGTTATGTGATGACCAATGCGCATGTGATCGACGGCGCCAGTGAAGTCTATGTCACCCTAACCGACAAGCGTGAATTCAAGGCCAAGGTGATCGGCGCCGATACCCGCAGCGATGTGGCGCTGTTGAAAATCGACGGCGCCAATTTGCCGCGCCTGGTAATGGGCGATTCCGACAAGATCAAGGCCGGCGAATGGGTGCTGGCGATCGGTTCGCCGTTCGGCCTGGAAAACACCGTTACGGCCGGCATCATTTCGGCCAAAGCACGCGATACCGGCGACTACCTGCCGCTGATTCAAACCGATGTCGCCGTGAACCCCGGAAATTCCGGCGGTCCGCTGATTAATATGCGCGGCGAAGTGGTCGGCATCAATTCGCAAATCTACAGCCGTTCCGGCGGCTTCATGGGGATTTCGTTTGCAGTGCCTATCGACGAGGCGATGCGCGTGTCGGACCAGCTGAAAACCTCGGGCAAGGTTACCCGCGGCCGTATCGGCGTGCAAATCGGCGAGGTCACCAAGGATGTGGCTGAGTCGCTCGGCTTGCCGAAGGCTGAAGGCGCGCTGGTGGCCCGGGTCGAGCCGGATGGTCCTGCCGCCAAGGCGGGCTTGCAGGCTGGCGACATCATCTTGAAATTCAATGGTACCGCGATTGACAAGGCCAACGATTTGCCGCGTCTGGTCGGCAACACCAAGCCCGGCGCGCGCGGCACCATCAGTGTCTGGCGCAAGGGTAGCAGCCGCGACTTCCCGATTGTGATTACGGAGCTGGCTGCTGACAAAGTCGCCACGGATGATGATGCCAAGCCGAAGAAGGAGCAGCAGGTCGCGAATGCACTTGGCCTGATCGTCAGCGATTTGAACGACGCCAAGAAGAAAGAGCTGGGCGTGGATGGCGGGGTTCTGATCGAATCATCGGAAGGGAGCGCGGCGCGGGTCGGCTTGCGCGCCGGTGATGTGGTGCAGCGTTTGAACAATACCGATATCAAGGACGCCAAGCAATTCAACGCCCTGGTGGCCAAACTGGAGCCGAAGAAAATGGCTGTGCTATTGGTGCGCCGTGGCGAATCGTCGCAATTCGTACCATTGCGTCCGGGTAGTTGATTTAATCGGCGTTGTTTGTCAGAGGCTGCAGGTCGTCCGGATCTGCAGCTTTTTGTTTTCCAGGGCTGCTCTCGCTCTGTTTGATCGCCAGAAAATAACCTGAATCCATGTCGACCCCGCATTTCACTTTATATGGCCGCTCTTACTGCCACCTGTGCGAAGACATGTTGCAGGCGTTGTTGGCTTTGCGGCCAGTCGATGAAAAAGATGCCAGCTGGTTTGCCGTCGATGTGATCGATGTCGACGCCTATCCCGGGTTGGTGGCGAAGTACGATGAGTTGGTGCCTGTACTGATGGGCAACAAAGATGGACAAGAGGCAGTACAGCTTTGCCACTATTTTCTTGACGGGGAAGCGGTGAAGCGATTTTTAAACGACTGATTATTATATAATTAATAATAATTGCTGTGAATTTTCTATAACTGCCATGCGGCAACGTCTCAAGCCTTTGATTTGTCGGTTTTTCCCCTCTGAAATCCGGTAAAATGGCGGCACTGAATAACCTGTCATAAAAGGCGCTCGCCTGGGCGGCATTAGTGCTTAGCCCGGCTCAGAGCGCCTTTTTTGTAATCGCGTCTGTCAATGAACAACATCCGTAATTTCTCCATCATCGCCCATATCGACCACGGTAAATCTACCTTGGCGGACCGTATCATCCAGTCTTGCGGCGGCTTGTCCGATCGCGAAATGGAGGCGCAGGTACTCGACTCGATGGATATCGAGCGCGAGCGCGGCATCACGATCAAGGCCCAGACTGCGGCGCTATCGTACAAGGCGCTGGATGGGCAGATCTACAACCTGAACCTGATCGACACTCCGGGTCACGTCGACTTCAGCTATGAAGTCAGCCGTTCGCTGTCGGCCTGCGAAGGCGCGCTGCTGGTGGTCGATGCCTCGCAGGGTGTGGAAGCCCAGACCGTGGCCAACTGCTACACGGCGCTTGATCTCGGCGTGGAAGTGGTGCCGGTGCTTAACAAGATCGATTTGCCTTCCGCCGATCCTGATAATGCAATTGCTGAAATCGAAGACGTCATCGGCATCGATGCTCAGGATGCGGTGCATTGCTCAGCCAAGACGGGTCTTGGCGTGCGCGAAGTGCTGGAATCGCTGATTCTCAAAGTGCCGCCACCGAAAGGCGATCCAGGCGCTCCTTTGCAAGCGCTGATTGTCGATTCCTGGTTCGATAACTATGTCGGCGTCGTGATGCTGGTGCGGATCAAGAACGGCACGTTGCGTCCGAAAGACAAGATCCTGCTGATGGCCACCGGCTCTCAGCATCTGACGGAAAGCGTTGGTGTATTTACGCCTAAATCGCAGTCACGCGAATCGCTTTCCGCCGGTCAGGTCGGCTTCATCATCGCCGGCATCAAAGAATTGAAGGCAGCCAAGGTCGGCGATACAGTCACGCTGGCGTCCAAGCCCGCCGCCGAAGCGCTGCCCGGCTTTAAAGAAGTGCAGCCACAGGTGTTTGCCGGTTTATTCCCAGTCGAAGCCAATCAATATGATGCGTTGCGCGACTCGTTGGAAAAACTCAAGCTGAACGACGCTGCATTGCAATATGAGCCTGAAGTTTCGCAGGCGCTGGGCTTCGGTTTCCGTTGCGGCTTCCTCGGTTTGCTGCATATGGAAATCGTCCAGGAACGACTCGAGCGCGAGTTCGACATGGATCTGATTACCACTGCGCCTACCGTGATCTATGAAGTGGTGAAGCGCGACGGTACTGTCATGTTGGTGGATAACCCGTCCAAGATGCCGGATCCGTCCAATATCGAAGAAGTGCGTGAACCAATCGTCACCGTCAATTTGTATATGCCGCAAGAGTATGTGGGTTCGGTGATCACGCTGTGCACCCAGAAACGCGGCCAGCAGGTCGACATGAGTTACCACGGCAAACAGGTCAAGCTGACCTATGAAATCCCGATGGCCGAAGTGGTGCTCGATTTCTTCGATCGCCTGAAATCGACCTCGCGTGGCTACGCCTCGATGGATTACGAATTCAAGGAATACCGTTCTGCCGACGTGGTCAAGGTCGACATGCTGATCAACAGCGAAAAAGTCGACGCCCTGGCAATCATCGTCCATCGCGCCAACAGCCAGTACCGCGGCCGCGCCGTGGCTGCCAAGATGCGCGAACTGATTCCGCGCCAGATGTTTGATGTGGCTATCCAGGCGGCGATCGGCGCCAACATCATTTCACGTGAAAACGTCAAGGCGCTACGCAAGAACGTCCTGGCCAAGTGCTATGGCGGCGACATCAGCCGCAAACGCAAATTGCTGGAAAAGCAGAAGGCCGGTAAAAAACGTATGAAACAAGTGGGTTCCGTTGAGATCCCGCAAGAGGCATTCCTGGCAATTTTACAAGTGGATGAAAAATGACATTGCAATCAATCTTAGGAAATTTCGCATTAATCCTGTTTGTTTTAACGATTGTCACCGGCGTCATTTGGTTTTTTGACCGCTTCTATCTGAGCAAGCAACGGCGCGCCAAGGCCGACGCTGCGCTGGCCGAATTCGACGCGCGCAACGCCAAGCTGAGCGCGGATGGCATCAAGCTGGAAAACAGCGGACGCGCGGCGCTGGAAGCAGACCTGTTGCGCCAACCGACCTGGGTTGAATATTCGGGCAGTTTTTTCCCGGTGATCGCCATGGTCTTCTTTTTACGCTCGTTCCTGTACGAGCCATTCAAGATTCCTTCCAGTTCGATGGTGCCGACCTTGCTGGTGGGTGATCTGATCCTGGTGAATAAATTCACTTACGGTATCCGTCTGCCGATCATCAATAAAAAAGTGATCGAGATGAATCATCCGCAGCGCGGCGATGTGATGGTGTTCAAATATCCGAAGGATATGTCGCTCGACTACATCAAACGCGTGGTAGGGGTGCCCGGTGATAAAATAACTTACCAAAACAAGCGCTTAACAATTAATGGTCAAGCTCTTTCTTATGCGCCGTTGCCAGATTACCTGAATGAAGACAGTCTGGATTACTCCCAGCAATACACGGAGAACCTGTCAAATGTGCAACATACAATCGCAGTGCGTAGCAACCGGCCGCCGATTTCGCTGGAAGGCGTGATGGATTTTCCTAATAAGGATGCCTGTTCTTATAATCCGGAAGGTTTCACCTGTACAGTTCCTGCTGGAAATTATTTCATGATGGGGGATAATCGGGATAACAGCGAAGACAGCCGCTATTGGGGATTCGTACCGGATGAAAACATTGTCGGAAAGGCATTCCTGGTCTGGATGAATCTGGGTAATTTCAAACGTATCGGTACTTTTTTCAAGTAAATTTTATAAACTTTAACTAAGTCGAAAGCGGAGTCAGGGATGACAAGAATGTCCGGAGCACCACGGAAGCAGCAAGGCGTCACATTATTTGGCTTGATTGTAATTTTGGCGGTACTCGGCTGTATTGGTGTCTTGGTGGCGAAGGTGACGCCGACCACGATCGAGTATTTCTCGATCAAAAAGGCAATTGCCAGCGCCAGGACTGCGGGCACCACGGTGCAGGAAATCCAGAATGCGTTTAACAAGCAGGCTGAAGTGGGCTATATCGACGCGATCGCTGGCAAGGATCTGGATATCACCAAGAACGGCGACGATGTCCAGATCAGTTTTGCGTACCAGAAGAAAATCCCGCTGGTCGGGCCAGTCAGCCTGCTGATTGATTATGCCGGTAGTACCGCCAAGCCTTAAGGTAGTCGATTAACAGCAGCAGACGACGACAGCAAGTGTCGACGAAAAAAATGGATCTCATGTTATTGCAAAATCGGCTAGGCCACACGTTTAAAGATGCTAGCTTGCTACAGCAGGCCTTGACGCATCGCAGCCATAGCACCTTGCATAACGAACGGTTGGAGTTCCTCGGCGATTCGATCTTGAACTGCGTCGTCGCGTCTTTGTTGTTTGACCGCTATACCAAGATCGATGAAGGCGATTTGTCGCGCGTGCGGGCCAATCTGGTCAAGCAGCAATCGTTATATGAAATTGCGCAAAGGCTGGAATTGTCGCAGTTCCTGCGGCTGGGTGAAGGCGAGTTGAAGTCAGGCGGTTTCCGCCGGCCTTCTATCTTGGCCGATACGCTTGAAGCCTTGTTCGGTGCGATTTTCCTGGATGCCGGCTTCGATGCCGCACGGGATGTGATTCGCGCCCTGTATATTCCAATCCTTGATACGGTCGATCCCAAGACCTTGGGTAAGGATGCCAAGACCCTGTTGCAGGAATACCTGCAAGGGAAAAAAATCGCTTTGCCACAATATAACGTGGTGGCGACACACGGCGCTGCGCACAATCAGGAATTTGAAATTGAGTGCCTGGTGCCTAAACTGGATATCCAGGTGTTCGGCAGTGGCGGCAGCCGTCGCGCTGGCGAGCAAGCCGCAGCCAAGCTGGCGTTGGAAGCGGTGCAAAAATCCTTTGTCAAAGTACCCGGGGCAGCCAAAAAAGCCAAGCCGCGTACGGCGCAATTGAAACTGAGCGGCATTGCAACGATTCAGCCGGATGCGCCTGAAACGGCGGCGGATGAAGCCGTCGCAGCCAAACCGGCTGCAGCCAAGGAAAAAATTGTCGCTGAAGCGCCGCCGGCAAAGATTGCCGCTAAAGCCCATGTGACGGCGCATGTCGCGACGGCCAATGGTGGTGCTGAAACAGCCGCCGCACCAAAGCCAGGTTCTACTGCAACAGAAGCCGTCGAAACCGTTGTTGCGGCAGCCAACGCTGCCGCAGCTGTAACTACCCCTAATGCAACACCTCATACTACGAGTAAATCGAAAACCGCATGACAGACTCTACACCCCAGGCATCGACCGCAGCAACGCCGGCAGCTGATTTTCGTTGCGGCTACATAGCGATTGTCGGTCGCCCCAACGTAGGCAAGTCGACCCTGATGAACGAACTGATCGGGGCCAAGGTCAGCATTACCTCGCGCAAGGCGCAAACCACACGGCACCGGATCACAGGCATTCAGACCGTGGCCGATACACAATTCGTCTATGTCGATACGCCGGGTTTCCAGACGCGTCACTCGAATGCGCTGAACAAGACGCTGAATCGCACCGTGACCACCACGCTGACC from the Collimonas arenae genome contains:
- the lepA gene encoding translation elongation factor 4; translation: MNNIRNFSIIAHIDHGKSTLADRIIQSCGGLSDREMEAQVLDSMDIERERGITIKAQTAALSYKALDGQIYNLNLIDTPGHVDFSYEVSRSLSACEGALLVVDASQGVEAQTVANCYTALDLGVEVVPVLNKIDLPSADPDNAIAEIEDVIGIDAQDAVHCSAKTGLGVREVLESLILKVPPPKGDPGAPLQALIVDSWFDNYVGVVMLVRIKNGTLRPKDKILLMATGSQHLTESVGVFTPKSQSRESLSAGQVGFIIAGIKELKAAKVGDTVTLASKPAAEALPGFKEVQPQVFAGLFPVEANQYDALRDSLEKLKLNDAALQYEPEVSQALGFGFRCGFLGLLHMEIVQERLEREFDMDLITTAPTVIYEVVKRDGTVMLVDNPSKMPDPSNIEEVREPIVTVNLYMPQEYVGSVITLCTQKRGQQVDMSYHGKQVKLTYEIPMAEVVLDFFDRLKSTSRGYASMDYEFKEYRSADVVKVDMLINSEKVDALAIIVHRANSQYRGRAVAAKMRELIPRQMFDVAIQAAIGANIISRENVKALRKNVLAKCYGGDISRKRKLLEKQKAGKKRMKQVGSVEIPQEAFLAILQVDEK
- a CDS encoding DUF4845 domain-containing protein, with protein sequence MTRMSGAPRKQQGVTLFGLIVILAVLGCIGVLVAKVTPTTIEYFSIKKAIASARTAGTTVQEIQNAFNKQAEVGYIDAIAGKDLDITKNGDDVQISFAYQKKIPLVGPVSLLIDYAGSTAKP
- the rpoE gene encoding RNA polymerase sigma factor RpoE is translated as MTTEREIDQLLVERVQRGDKKAFELLVIKYQRKLMRLVSRLVRDQAEAEDVVQEAFIKAYRALPQFRGDSAFYTWLYRIGINTAKNYLVTQGRRAPTSTEANSEEAETFDDGEQLRDINTPESLLATRQIAQTVNTAMEALPAELRTAITLREIEGLSYDEIAEAMGCPIGTVRSRIFRAREAIADKLRPLLGTAIDKRW
- a CDS encoding DegQ family serine endoprotease, translating into MAVTATAAFFVPAMVGVGPQAVAAPVAGLPDFTDIVEKTGPAVVNIRTTEKVKTGSGQGDSGDPSDDEMQEFFRRFFGVPVPNMPRPQVPGQRGRKADPKAQEEVPRGVGSGFVISADGYVMTNAHVIDGASEVYVTLTDKREFKAKVIGADTRSDVALLKIDGANLPRLVMGDSDKIKAGEWVLAIGSPFGLENTVTAGIISAKARDTGDYLPLIQTDVAVNPGNSGGPLINMRGEVVGINSQIYSRSGGFMGISFAVPIDEAMRVSDQLKTSGKVTRGRIGVQIGEVTKDVAESLGLPKAEGALVARVEPDGPAAKAGLQAGDIILKFNGTAIDKANDLPRLVGNTKPGARGTISVWRKGSSRDFPIVITELAADKVATDDDAKPKKEQQVANALGLIVSDLNDAKKKELGVDGGVLIESSEGSAARVGLRAGDVVQRLNNTDIKDAKQFNALVAKLEPKKMAVLLVRRGESSQFVPLRPGS
- the lepB gene encoding signal peptidase I, translated to MTLQSILGNFALILFVLTIVTGVIWFFDRFYLSKQRRAKADAALAEFDARNAKLSADGIKLENSGRAALEADLLRQPTWVEYSGSFFPVIAMVFFLRSFLYEPFKIPSSSMVPTLLVGDLILVNKFTYGIRLPIINKKVIEMNHPQRGDVMVFKYPKDMSLDYIKRVVGVPGDKITYQNKRLTINGQALSYAPLPDYLNEDSLDYSQQYTENLSNVQHTIAVRSNRPPISLEGVMDFPNKDACSYNPEGFTCTVPAGNYFMMGDNRDNSEDSRYWGFVPDENIVGKAFLVWMNLGNFKRIGTFFK
- the rnc gene encoding ribonuclease III, with the translated sequence MDLMLLQNRLGHTFKDASLLQQALTHRSHSTLHNERLEFLGDSILNCVVASLLFDRYTKIDEGDLSRVRANLVKQQSLYEIAQRLELSQFLRLGEGELKSGGFRRPSILADTLEALFGAIFLDAGFDAARDVIRALYIPILDTVDPKTLGKDAKTLLQEYLQGKKIALPQYNVVATHGAAHNQEFEIECLVPKLDIQVFGSGGSRRAGEQAAAKLALEAVQKSFVKVPGAAKKAKPRTAQLKLSGIATIQPDAPETAADEAVAAKPAAAKEKIVAEAPPAKIAAKAHVTAHVATANGGAETAAAPKPGSTATEAVETVVAAANAAAAVTTPNATPHTTSKSKTA
- a CDS encoding MucB/RseB C-terminal domain-containing protein; this translates as MIVLSAQAEGLDAGNTAANAADKQDAQALLKKIQSAAQKLNYSGTFIYQQANQIRTSRITHVLEGRNEIEKLEILDGQPREYIRRNEDVTGYMPETKTKIVEKRVTQDGFPAILAALPSDLNDYYNIRMGEIGRVAGFDCQAVLLEPKDNMRYGYKLWAEKNSGLLLRAQTLNGKNEIIEQISFTQIGIGNVDHRSLKPSFGNTNTWHTESNVINPANLNEWTVTGMPAGFKKVRELKRMVVDAPPPAAKSGASAPAPAARREVSQLIFSDGLVAISIFIEPGSQSRTEGSLQQGALNIVGKRQGDYWLTIVGDVPPAAMRQVANSIELKNK
- a CDS encoding glutaredoxin family protein, producing MSTPHFTLYGRSYCHLCEDMLQALLALRPVDEKDASWFAVDVIDVDAYPGLVAKYDELVPVLMGNKDGQEAVQLCHYFLDGEAVKRFLND
- a CDS encoding sigma-E factor negative regulatory protein, whose product is MNTKDMTQEQISALADGELSSAYVDMALAALRQADGRDTWDVYHQIGDIMRSDDMALTMSAGFSTRMSALLDAEPAIIAAPLAVAVQPSEQIAVGGGQPVYVNVIGGRRSIKRFALPGMAAAAVAAAAFIISPQLAMVSGTAPAPTPTSAVVATPQLALASSAGDVRVMTHAGEVLRDSRMDEYLSAHQRFSPSLYSAAQYARPAKFAPDADN